One Candidatus Atribacteria bacterium DNA window includes the following coding sequences:
- a CDS encoding ATP-binding protein codes for MLSKLYSAAIFGVDAFMVEIEVDIHPGLPSFNIVGLPDTAVQESRERVRAAIKNSEFEFPMQRITVNLAPADIKKEGPIFDLSIALAILVASKQVEPFLFNEYLIMGELSLDGSIKPVNGLLPIALMAKKMSKIKLLVPKENAKEAGIIKELKVFPVNSLYEVIEFLNNRISINPISVDLEEIFKLSETSLLDFSEIKGQEHAKRAFEIAAAGSHNIIMIGPPGSGKTMLARRLPTILPSLTLEESIEITKLYSIANLLPPDIPLVTDRPFRAPHHTISNVGLIGGGKTPKPGEISLAHNGVLFLDELPEFSRSALESLRQPLEDGIVTISRSLSTISYTSSFMLVASLNPCPCGFYGDPVKACTCSSSQIVKYRSKISGPLLDRIDIHIEVPRINCREVMEKDFEEDSFTIRERVERARKKQRERYHKDSIFCNAQMSKRQIKEFCNIDNNAKNLLYKAMEKLNLSTRAYDRILKVARTIADLEESKKIEISHLSEAIQYRSLDRKLWLY; via the coding sequence TTGCTATCTAAATTATATAGTGCGGCTATATTCGGAGTAGATGCTTTTATGGTAGAGATCGAAGTGGATATTCATCCCGGATTGCCTTCATTTAATATCGTAGGATTACCCGATACAGCAGTTCAAGAATCCCGAGAAAGAGTTAGAGCTGCCATAAAAAATTCTGAGTTTGAATTTCCCATGCAGAGGATTACCGTAAATCTTGCCCCTGCGGATATCAAAAAAGAAGGACCTATTTTTGACCTATCCATTGCTCTGGCAATATTAGTTGCCAGTAAGCAAGTTGAGCCCTTTCTGTTCAATGAATATCTAATAATGGGTGAATTATCTTTAGATGGAAGCATAAAACCGGTAAACGGATTACTTCCTATTGCTTTGATGGCAAAAAAAATGAGTAAAATAAAATTGCTTGTTCCCAAAGAAAACGCTAAAGAAGCAGGAATAATTAAAGAATTAAAAGTATTTCCAGTTAATTCACTTTATGAAGTAATTGAATTTTTAAATAATAGAATATCTATTAATCCAATATCTGTCGATTTAGAAGAAATTTTTAAATTAAGCGAAACCAGTTTGTTAGATTTTTCTGAGATTAAAGGACAGGAACACGCCAAAAGAGCTTTCGAAATTGCGGCAGCGGGAAGTCATAACATTATCATGATTGGCCCACCAGGTTCGGGAAAGACCATGCTTGCACGCAGACTTCCCACTATCCTCCCTTCTTTAACTTTGGAAGAATCGATAGAAATTACCAAATTGTATAGTATTGCGAACTTACTTCCACCAGATATCCCTTTGGTTACGGATAGGCCTTTTCGGGCTCCACATCATACTATCAGTAATGTTGGATTGATCGGAGGAGGTAAGACACCCAAACCCGGAGAAATTAGTTTGGCGCACAATGGTGTTCTATTTTTAGATGAATTACCGGAATTTTCTCGAAGTGCTTTAGAATCTCTACGTCAACCCCTGGAAGACGGTATAGTCACCATATCACGCTCTTTGAGTACTATTAGTTATACTTCCTCTTTTATGTTAGTAGCTTCTCTAAATCCCTGCCCTTGCGGCTTTTATGGTGATCCGGTTAAAGCATGTACTTGTAGTTCGTCTCAAATTGTTAAATATCGTTCAAAAATATCGGGACCACTATTAGATAGAATTGACATTCATATTGAAGTTCCCCGAATAAATTGTCGAGAAGTTATGGAAAAGGATTTTGAAGAAGATTCTTTTACGATAAGAGAAAGAGTAGAAAGAGCAAGGAAAAAACAAAGGGAAAGATATCATAAAGACAGCATTTTTTGTAACGCACAAATGTCAAAAAGGCAGATTAAAGAATTTTGTAATATTGATAATAATGCTAAAAATTTACTATACAAGGCAATGGAAAAGCTAAATTTAAGCACCCGGGCTTACGACCGTATATTAAAGGTAGCTCGAACCATAGCTGATTTGGAGGAATCAAAGAAAATAGAAATTTCTCATTTGTCAGAAGCAATTCAATATAGAAGTCTTGACCGTAAATTATGGTTATACTAG
- a CDS encoding YraN family protein yields MENLGKYGEKIASKYLEEKGYKIKERNFRTFLGEIDIICEYKENIIFVEVKTRRSGRYGYPEEAINLNKQRKIIKNALCYLAQYNLWGKKYCFDVILISISNHQDLKRLKHIRNAFYLNDNHAF; encoded by the coding sequence ATGGAAAACCTAGGAAAATATGGTGAAAAAATAGCTTCTAAATATTTAGAAGAAAAAGGTTACAAGATTAAAGAAAGAAATTTTCGTACCTTCTTGGGAGAAATAGATATTATTTGTGAGTATAAAGAAAATATCATTTTTGTAGAAGTAAAAACAAGACGTTCTGGTCGGTATGGATATCCAGAAGAAGCAATCAATCTTAATAAACAACGGAAAATAATTAAAAATGCTTTATGTTATTTAGCTCAATACAATCTTTGGGGAAAAAAATATTGCTTTGATGTAATATTGATCAGTATTTCTAACCATCAGGATCTAAAAAGGTTAAAACATATCAGGAATGCATTTTATCTTAACGATAATCATGCTTTTTAA